From Candidatus Hydrogenedentota bacterium, a single genomic window includes:
- a CDS encoding AGE family epimerase/isomerase, whose amino-acid sequence MSVLDRCEKFLQEVQDHLRDELLPFWLTHGVDKEYGGFLTYLDRNGNPTGETVKTHLCQTRCIYTYSSVHRAHIGQGEFLRIAKQGVDFVLDKFWDDKHGGWYWTAQQDGAPLNVSKLTYGHSFAIYALSEYGMASGDPRGVEWAVKTYEVLQTLAADNCHGGYYEFLEQDWSKKKPGKYGGDRKSFDVHMHLMEAFTNLYEATGARIYREKTIEIIDLIFKRIMHPEYSLGIAQFAIDWTPLRQILFADVWGSDRDVDDEARPMNNTSYGHNVEFAWLLLHSIRILDLDVEKYKPALKKIFDHGAAYGVDWKNGGVYCEGPFDGPARERNKEFWQQAECLVGMLDAYLVFRDEKYLDAYENVHRFVMDKVINHKVGEWFPLFDENNNLLWDYMGHAWKINYHTVRSMIQSEARLLRILT is encoded by the coding sequence GTGAGCGTGTTGGATCGATGCGAGAAGTTTCTGCAGGAGGTACAGGACCACCTGCGCGACGAGTTGCTGCCATTTTGGCTGACGCACGGCGTGGACAAGGAATACGGCGGGTTCCTGACCTACCTGGACCGCAACGGCAATCCGACCGGCGAAACGGTAAAGACGCACCTGTGCCAGACCCGGTGCATATATACGTATTCCTCCGTACATCGCGCGCACATCGGGCAGGGCGAGTTCTTGAGGATTGCGAAGCAGGGCGTCGATTTTGTGCTCGATAAGTTCTGGGACGATAAACACGGCGGCTGGTACTGGACGGCGCAGCAGGATGGCGCGCCGCTCAACGTAAGCAAGCTGACCTATGGGCATTCGTTCGCAATTTATGCGCTGAGCGAATACGGCATGGCCTCCGGCGATCCGCGCGGTGTCGAGTGGGCCGTGAAGACCTACGAGGTGTTGCAGACGCTTGCCGCGGACAACTGCCACGGCGGGTACTACGAATTCCTCGAACAGGACTGGTCGAAGAAAAAGCCGGGCAAATACGGCGGCGACCGCAAATCGTTCGACGTACACATGCACCTGATGGAGGCATTCACCAACCTGTACGAGGCGACCGGCGCGCGCATCTACCGCGAGAAGACAATCGAGATTATCGACCTTATCTTCAAACGCATCATGCACCCCGAGTACAGTCTCGGTATCGCGCAGTTCGCAATCGACTGGACGCCGCTGCGGCAGATTCTGTTCGCCGACGTCTGGGGCTCCGACCGCGACGTGGACGACGAAGCGAGGCCGATGAACAACACGAGCTACGGCCATAACGTCGAATTCGCGTGGCTGCTGCTCCACAGCATTCGCATCCTCGATCTCGATGTCGAGAAATACAAGCCTGCGCTCAAGAAGATATTCGACCATGGCGCGGCGTACGGTGTCGATTGGAAGAACGGCGGCGTCTACTGCGAAGGCCCCTTCGACGGGCCCGCCCGCGAACGGAACAAAGAGTTCTGGCAACAGGCCGAATGCCTCGTGGGCATGCTTGACGCCTACCTTGTATTCAGAGACGAGAAGTACCTCGACGCCTACGAAAACGTCCACCGCTTCGTGATGGACAAGGTGATCAACCACAAGGTCGGCGAGTGGTTCCCGTTGTTCGACGAGAACAACAACCTTCTGTGGGACTACATGGGCCACGCCTGGAAAATTAACTACCATACGGTTAGATCGATGATTCAGAGTGAAGCCCGGTTGCTGAGGATATTGACGTAA
- a CDS encoding Gfo/Idh/MocA family oxidoreductase, producing the protein MNKTRVGVIGVGHLGFHHARVYSTLEGIQLAGVVDSDVSRAVKASTEFGAPMFTAVEELLAEGVDAVSVVVPTSAHRDVALQCLEAGADVLVEKPIAATIQEAESIVEAARRHGRLVQVGHIERFNGAVVALMEAVRDPRFIECHRLSPYPNRGDDVSVVLDLMIHDLEIVQALAGCGVAQVDAIGVPVFSKFEDIANARIRFDSGCVANITASRVSMEKMRKIRIFASDAYVSTDYSAQEVIVYRKKPGELTPDITPMEMIDIEPLDVHKEEPLKRELESFVACVRDRTRPLVSGDDALSALRLAQRVTDAIRGGNSS; encoded by the coding sequence ATGAACAAAACCCGTGTAGGCGTCATAGGCGTCGGCCACCTCGGCTTTCACCACGCACGCGTGTATTCCACGCTCGAAGGGATACAGCTTGCAGGTGTCGTCGACAGCGACGTTAGTCGCGCAGTCAAAGCATCGACCGAATTCGGAGCGCCGATGTTCACTGCGGTCGAGGAACTGTTGGCCGAGGGCGTGGACGCCGTGTCTGTTGTCGTGCCCACCAGCGCACACCGCGACGTGGCGCTACAATGTCTCGAAGCGGGCGCGGACGTGCTGGTCGAGAAACCGATCGCGGCGACCATCCAAGAAGCCGAATCCATTGTCGAGGCCGCGCGCCGGCACGGACGCCTCGTGCAGGTCGGCCACATCGAACGGTTCAACGGCGCGGTCGTTGCGCTAATGGAAGCGGTGAGGGATCCGCGCTTCATCGAGTGCCACCGGTTGAGTCCGTATCCAAACCGGGGCGACGATGTGAGCGTGGTGCTCGACCTCATGATCCACGATCTCGAAATCGTGCAGGCGCTCGCCGGCTGCGGCGTCGCGCAGGTGGACGCGATCGGCGTGCCCGTGTTCTCGAAGTTCGAGGACATCGCGAACGCACGAATCCGTTTCGATTCCGGGTGCGTCGCGAACATCACCGCGAGCCGCGTGTCGATGGAGAAGATGCGGAAGATCCGAATCTTCGCGAGCGATGCGTACGTATCGACGGACTACAGCGCGCAGGAAGTGATTGTCTACCGCAAGAAACCGGGCGAGCTTACGCCGGACATCACGCCGATGGAAATGATCGATATCGAGCCCTTGGATGTGCATAAGGAAGAGCCGCTGAAGCGTGAACTGGAATCTTTTGTCGCGTGCGTGCGCGACCGCACTCGCCCGTTGGTTTCGGGCGATGACGCGCTGTCCGCGTTGCGCCTGGCGCAGCGGGTGACGGATGCGATTCGG
- a CDS encoding PQQ-dependent sugar dehydrogenase, whose product MSSPVKYRLLYSRVAWGVASLAWVFAQFCGTPAPAHEGPFPEGFQKTVLYSGFYLPTAVRFSPDGSKVFIIEKYGKLYAFDGLNDTTATVVKDFESQLWSHHDHGLLGLAVDPQWPTRPYVYVFYAMRGSPGGRISRIEIDPATNQMVGNEVVLVEGWCQIYPSHGVGDLQFGPDGALYASAGDGASFNNVDWGQDEPYNADNSPLGPCTCNDPPLEGGALRSQDLRTSGDPAGYNGTLIRIDPDTGEAMPDNPLIGGDPGDDRIIAYGLRNPFRFTIDPANGSIFVCDVGWNTWEEINYIPDPLATPIRNFGWPCYEGPEIMPQYYYSDLPICNNLVNEGTVTAPFYAYPHIGGASATGAAIYQGGNYPSQYVGALFLADYTDHKIRVMYPDAQGVPDPSTVEDFSLPELNPVDLQVGPGGDLFYIDISIGSLRRIEYVGGEPPVAVAEADVVSGPSPLTVQFSGLNSTNEAGGVLTYEWDFDNDGDFSDSTDPQPMYTFQTSGNYPVNLKVTNEDLLSNIDTIIISVDNGPPVAQITLPDPSYVWRVGDEVDFAGSGVDPDTGPMDPSALTWEFILNHCVSINPPDCHEHHMDTVSGVDSGSFAAIDHEYPCYIAVKLTATEPGANGLSDTVTVDLLPEIVTLTMETQPTGLNVGIFATLAPSPFVKQAIVNGSTTITAATPQIVGDTKYRFASWSDGGSAAHNISIPATDTTYTATFTANARPVLGAVGDQTVDEGSQLQFGVTAADPDLTVPVLTATNLPAGASFVDNGDGTGTFTWTPTYLQSGAYPNVNFKATDSADSQWFDVEAITITVNDYNPAPVLDPIGNKTVDENELLQFSVSASDPDGATPALSASSLPSGASFVDNGNGTGTFTWTPNFFQAGTYQDVKFTATDNGSPAKSDSRFIDITVNNVNRPPVLDPIGNKSVDENAPLQFVVSATDPDGTALAMEASNLPAGASFVDNGNGTGTFSWTPDYNAAGVYPNVTFSARDYNSPPLNDSESIAITVNDINRAPQLAVIGDQSVNEGQILQFTVSAMDPDGTTPTLSASNVPPGASFVDNGNGTGTFAWAPDYNAAGVYPNVEFGAVDTGDPPLHDSESIAITVNDVNRAPQVAVIGNQTVNEGQILQVNASATDPDGTTPSLGATNMPQGATFTDHGNGTGTFVWSTDFFDAGTYPDIAIVATDAEDANVTGQTTFMATVIDMNRKPVMNPVANVNANEGDTINFTVSGSDPDVTIPALSAADLPPGATFTDHGDGTGTFEWTVDYFASNGSPYTVQFTASDGDKSDSESCTIAVANVNRPVTLEPIGDKFVAEGESLVFGVAASDPDGDPSVFATGLPQGAQFADSGTGSYTFFWTPDYHAADGSPYAVTFTVTDGEFLQSETIEVVVTDAAAPGTIAVTRPIAGSSFARNGTKKTKIKWESSGATGNKIAIELWRNGQFVMKIKGSSNNDGVYGWDIPSKLPAGGGYVVRVLSRDNPLIYGDSGSFTILKGKDSP is encoded by the coding sequence ATGAGTAGTCCTGTTAAATACCGCTTGCTGTACTCGCGGGTAGCGTGGGGAGTCGCGTCTTTGGCGTGGGTTTTCGCCCAGTTTTGCGGCACGCCTGCGCCCGCGCACGAGGGCCCTTTCCCCGAAGGCTTTCAGAAGACCGTGCTCTACAGCGGGTTTTACCTCCCCACGGCAGTCCGCTTCTCGCCCGACGGCAGCAAAGTCTTCATTATCGAAAAGTATGGGAAGCTGTATGCGTTCGACGGCCTGAATGACACGACGGCGACCGTCGTGAAGGACTTCGAGTCGCAGCTTTGGTCGCATCATGACCACGGTCTGTTGGGTTTGGCGGTCGATCCCCAGTGGCCGACACGACCCTACGTGTACGTCTTCTACGCGATGCGCGGATCACCCGGGGGTAGGATTTCCCGGATCGAGATTGACCCGGCGACCAACCAGATGGTGGGAAACGAAGTCGTTCTCGTCGAGGGCTGGTGCCAGATTTACCCGAGTCATGGCGTGGGCGACCTTCAGTTCGGGCCGGACGGCGCGCTGTACGCGTCGGCGGGCGACGGGGCGAGCTTCAACAACGTGGACTGGGGCCAGGACGAGCCGTATAACGCCGACAACAGTCCCCTCGGCCCGTGCACGTGCAACGATCCGCCGCTGGAAGGCGGCGCGTTGCGCAGTCAAGACCTGAGGACGTCCGGCGATCCGGCCGGGTACAACGGCACGTTGATCCGAATCGATCCCGACACCGGCGAGGCGATGCCCGACAATCCGCTAATTGGGGGCGACCCCGGTGACGACCGAATCATCGCGTACGGGCTGCGAAATCCGTTCCGATTCACGATCGACCCGGCAAATGGCTCGATTTTCGTCTGCGACGTGGGTTGGAACACGTGGGAGGAGATCAACTACATCCCGGATCCGCTGGCGACGCCGATTCGGAATTTCGGTTGGCCGTGTTACGAAGGCCCCGAGATCATGCCGCAGTACTATTATTCCGACCTGCCGATCTGCAACAACCTCGTGAACGAGGGGACAGTGACCGCGCCGTTCTACGCATACCCGCACATTGGCGGCGCGTCGGCGACCGGCGCCGCGATTTACCAGGGCGGGAACTATCCGTCACAGTATGTCGGCGCGCTGTTTCTGGCCGATTACACCGACCACAAGATTCGCGTGATGTACCCGGACGCGCAGGGTGTGCCTGACCCATCAACCGTCGAGGACTTTTCGTTGCCGGAACTGAATCCGGTCGACTTGCAGGTGGGACCCGGCGGCGACCTTTTCTACATCGACATTTCGATTGGGTCGCTGCGTCGAATCGAGTACGTCGGCGGTGAGCCGCCCGTCGCCGTAGCGGAAGCGGACGTCGTTTCTGGACCCTCGCCGTTGACTGTGCAGTTCAGCGGCCTCAATTCCACGAACGAGGCCGGCGGCGTGCTGACGTACGAATGGGATTTCGATAACGACGGCGATTTCAGCGACTCGACCGATCCCCAGCCAATGTACACATTCCAGACCTCCGGGAATTATCCGGTCAACCTGAAAGTCACCAACGAAGACCTGCTTTCCAATATCGACACCATCATTATTTCGGTGGACAACGGGCCGCCCGTGGCGCAGATCACGTTGCCGGACCCCTCGTACGTGTGGCGCGTCGGCGACGAGGTCGATTTTGCGGGCAGCGGTGTCGATCCCGATACCGGCCCGATGGACCCGAGCGCGCTTACGTGGGAATTCATCCTGAACCACTGTGTGAGCATAAACCCGCCGGATTGCCACGAGCACCACATGGACACGGTGAGTGGGGTCGACAGCGGGTCCTTTGCCGCGATCGACCATGAGTACCCCTGCTACATCGCGGTGAAGTTAACCGCGACCGAGCCGGGCGCAAATGGTCTGTCGGATACCGTCACCGTCGATCTGCTGCCCGAGATCGTGACGCTGACGATGGAGACCCAGCCCACGGGTCTGAACGTGGGGATTTTTGCCACGCTCGCCCCATCTCCGTTTGTCAAGCAGGCCATCGTAAACGGCTCGACGACCATCACGGCGGCAACGCCGCAGATCGTTGGCGATACGAAATACAGGTTTGCGTCATGGTCGGATGGCGGGTCGGCCGCGCACAACATTTCTATTCCGGCGACAGACACGACGTACACGGCCACGTTCACCGCAAATGCACGACCGGTGCTTGGCGCGGTCGGCGATCAAACGGTCGACGAAGGCTCGCAACTTCAGTTCGGAGTGACGGCGGCCGATCCGGACTTGACGGTGCCGGTATTGACGGCGACGAACCTGCCGGCGGGCGCGTCGTTCGTGGACAACGGCGACGGCACCGGCACGTTTACGTGGACGCCGACCTATCTGCAGTCGGGCGCGTACCCAAACGTGAATTTTAAGGCGACGGACTCGGCGGACTCGCAGTGGTTTGACGTCGAAGCGATCACGATCACGGTGAACGATTACAACCCCGCACCGGTCTTGGACCCGATCGGCAACAAAACGGTGGACGAAAACGAACTGTTGCAGTTCAGCGTAAGCGCGTCGGACCCCGATGGCGCGACTCCTGCCCTGTCCGCGTCCAGTCTGCCGTCCGGCGCATCGTTTGTGGACAACGGCAACGGCACGGGCACGTTCACGTGGACGCCGAACTTCTTCCAGGCAGGGACGTATCAGGATGTGAAGTTCACCGCGACCGACAACGGCTCGCCCGCAAAGAGCGATAGCCGGTTCATAGACATCACCGTCAACAACGTGAACCGTCCGCCGGTGCTGGACCCGATCGGTAACAAGTCGGTCGATGAGAACGCGCCGCTGCAGTTTGTCGTTTCCGCGACGGATCCGGACGGAACGGCGCTCGCGATGGAAGCGTCAAACCTGCCGGCGGGCGCTTCGTTTGTAGACAACGGGAACGGTACGGGCACGTTTAGCTGGACGCCGGACTACAATGCGGCGGGCGTATACCCCAACGTTACATTCAGCGCGCGCGATTACAATAGTCCACCGTTGAATGATTCCGAATCGATCGCCATTACGGTGAACGACATAAACCGCGCGCCGCAGCTTGCTGTGATTGGCGATCAATCGGTGAACGAAGGACAAATCCTTCAGTTCACTGTTTCCGCGATGGACCCGGACGGGACCACCCCGACGCTGAGCGCGTCGAATGTGCCGCCGGGCGCGTCGTTTGTGGACAACGGGAATGGAACAGGAACGTTTGCGTGGGCTCCGGACTACAACGCGGCGGGCGTGTATCCGAACGTCGAATTCGGCGCCGTCGACACCGGCGATCCGCCGTTGCACGATTCCGAATCCATCGCGATCACCGTGAACGACGTGAACCGGGCGCCGCAGGTTGCCGTGATCGGCAATCAAACCGTCAACGAAGGGCAAATCCTTCAGGTCAACGCTTCCGCGACGGACCCGGACGGGACGACGCCATCGTTAGGCGCGACGAATATGCCGCAGGGCGCAACGTTTACGGACCACGGGAACGGGACGGGTACATTTGTCTGGTCGACGGACTTCTTTGACGCGGGCACGTATCCGGATATTGCGATCGTCGCGACGGACGCGGAAGACGCGAACGTCACGGGCCAGACGACGTTCATGGCGACCGTCATTGACATGAACCGAAAACCCGTGATGAATCCGGTGGCCAACGTGAACGCGAACGAAGGAGATACAATCAACTTCACCGTGTCGGGATCGGACCCGGACGTGACTATTCCCGCGTTGAGCGCGGCGGACCTGCCTCCGGGCGCGACATTCACCGACCACGGCGACGGCACCGGCACGTTCGAGTGGACCGTCGATTACTTCGCGTCAAACGGATCGCCGTACACGGTGCAATTCACCGCGTCGGACGGCGACAAGTCCGACTCGGAGTCGTGCACAATTGCAGTCGCGAACGTGAACCGGCCGGTGACCCTCGAACCGATCGGGGACAAATTCGTTGCCGAAGGCGAATCGCTGGTCTTTGGCGTGGCCGCATCGGACCCGGATGGCGATCCGAGCGTATTCGCGACTGGGCTGCCGCAGGGCGCGCAGTTCGCAGACAGCGGGACGGGTAGTTACACTTTCTTCTGGACGCCGGATTACCACGCTGCGGACGGGTCGCCGTACGCGGTGACGTTCACGGTGACCGATGGCGAGTTCCTCCAGTCGGAGACGATTGAAGTCGTGGTGACGGATGCAGCGGCACCCGGCACGATCGCCGTGACGCGGCCGATCGCGGGGTCGAGTTTCGCGCGAAACGGCACGAAGAAGACCAAGATAAAGTGGGAATCGTCGGGTGCTACCGGCAACAAGATCGCGATCGAACTGTGGCGCAACGGCCAGTTCGTTATGAAGATCAAGGGTTCGTCCAACAACGACGGCGTATACGGTTGGGACATTCCAAGCAAGCTTCCCGCGGGCGGGGGGTACGTGGTGCGCGTGTTGTCGAGGGACAACCCGTTGATCTACGGTGACAGCGGATCGTTTACAATTCTCAAGGGCAAGGATTCGCCGTAA
- a CDS encoding glycosyltransferase family 2 protein encodes MGVDIVIVSFNTRDLLRACLASVMTAAEEVADVRAIVVDNASGDGSPDMVLGEFPSATLIALDENIGFGPANNRGVRAGNGAYLLFLNSDAELGAGALRALVAFLDDHPTCVAVGPRLEYPDGRFQLSCRRFPNLIRGFWNTAGLQRRFPRFRAMQTWLAEDEHTPGAKVDMVSGACFLIRRDYLDAIGGFDEHLFLYEEEMDVMLPARRRGLDVCFCPEARVIHHHGASSGERQASDTSLFHLYRSKYYTFRKHYGGAVAWLAFASDYAVFALSAMINRLRGTSAPATRNATFCARGYRASRTRGGR; translated from the coding sequence ATGGGCGTTGACATTGTCATCGTGAGCTTCAATACGCGCGATCTGTTGCGCGCGTGTCTCGCCAGCGTGATGACGGCGGCCGAAGAGGTGGCAGACGTTCGCGCGATCGTGGTGGACAATGCAAGCGGGGACGGCTCACCCGACATGGTGCTCGGTGAGTTTCCATCCGCGACGTTGATTGCGCTCGACGAGAACATCGGCTTCGGCCCCGCGAACAATCGCGGCGTGCGCGCGGGTAACGGCGCGTACTTGCTGTTCCTGAATTCCGATGCTGAGCTGGGAGCCGGCGCCTTGCGCGCGCTCGTCGCCTTCCTCGATGATCACCCGACGTGCGTTGCCGTAGGGCCGCGCCTCGAATATCCCGACGGCCGGTTCCAATTGTCGTGCCGGCGTTTCCCGAACCTGATCCGCGGGTTCTGGAACACCGCGGGCCTGCAACGTCGCTTCCCCCGGTTTCGCGCGATGCAGACTTGGCTGGCGGAAGACGAGCACACCCCCGGCGCGAAGGTGGACATGGTGTCCGGCGCGTGCTTCCTGATACGGCGTGACTACCTCGATGCAATCGGCGGGTTCGACGAACACCTGTTCCTCTACGAAGAGGAAATGGACGTGATGCTCCCTGCGCGGCGCCGCGGGCTGGACGTGTGCTTTTGCCCCGAGGCGCGGGTCATTCACCATCACGGGGCCAGCAGTGGCGAACGGCAGGCGAGCGACACCTCCTTATTTCACCTCTACCGGAGCAAGTACTACACCTTCCGAAAGCACTACGGCGGGGCTGTCGCGTGGTTGGCGTTCGCGTCCGACTACGCAGTCTTCGCATTGAGCGCGATGATCAACCGGCTTCGCGGTACCAGCGCCCCTGCTACGCGAAACGCAACATTTTGTGCGCGAGGGTACCGTGCGTCGCGGACCCGCGGCGGCCGGTAA
- a CDS encoding DUF3299 domain-containing protein — protein sequence MKKHIGWFEFCSVTVAAFAAVLFAVNGAFAQKDGAEIKGAPIDAPAEAPKDGAAAQQGGVAPQGKTLGTALPQASLDLLEKAEGDAAKDPLKFEKTKDGKYLKVTFNALGSYPYEVPDPDAILASPTPNKPLKEQIPAKIKDLNAQPAVVVGFMVPVEVDNKGGVKSFALTQNQMYCCFGVPPSMNEWVMVTMDGGPAKYYSDMPIAAFGKLEVGEEFEDGYVMSVYRIKCEKVIDVRELLAQTKG from the coding sequence GTGAAGAAGCACATCGGCTGGTTTGAATTCTGCAGCGTGACCGTCGCTGCGTTTGCGGCGGTTTTATTCGCCGTGAATGGCGCCTTCGCGCAGAAGGACGGCGCGGAGATTAAGGGTGCGCCGATCGACGCGCCGGCGGAGGCGCCGAAGGACGGCGCGGCCGCGCAGCAGGGCGGCGTTGCGCCGCAGGGGAAAACGCTGGGGACCGCGCTGCCGCAGGCGTCGCTCGACTTGCTCGAGAAGGCGGAAGGGGACGCAGCGAAGGACCCGCTGAAGTTCGAGAAGACAAAAGATGGCAAGTACCTGAAGGTGACGTTCAATGCGCTGGGCAGTTACCCCTACGAAGTTCCGGACCCGGATGCGATCCTCGCCAGCCCTACGCCGAACAAGCCGTTGAAGGAACAAATCCCCGCGAAGATAAAGGACTTGAATGCGCAGCCCGCTGTCGTGGTCGGCTTCATGGTTCCCGTCGAAGTGGACAACAAAGGCGGGGTGAAGTCGTTCGCGCTGACGCAGAACCAGATGTACTGCTGTTTCGGCGTGCCGCCGTCGATGAACGAGTGGGTGATGGTGACGATGGATGGCGGTCCCGCGAAATACTATTCGGACATGCCGATCGCCGCGTTCGGAAAACTCGAAGTCGGCGAGGAATTCGAAGACGGGTACGTCATGAGCGTGTACCGCATCAAGTGCGAGAAGGTCATCGATGTGCGCGAGTTGTTGGCGCAGACGAAGGGCTGA
- a CDS encoding neutral/alkaline non-lysosomal ceramidase N-terminal domain-containing protein has translation MVLAGEGIADITPANGTVLAGFHYPPDKERTVSAIRQAPKVRALALRVNDTSAIILSIDAASLSRDFSAELQRRVEKATGVPAAHVRACATHTHSMPALRPFLQWGSVSDVFRDLVYARAAEAAAAAVNDLSEADCYIGAQRVEGGNFNRTTKTWKNDDAFTAQSTDDERWLDTLLQALYFQRAENKKPLLWYHFCAHPVCYQDTQAGPDWPGIVAEHVIPEPGFLQGHIGDVNPGDGTKWIGDPMQTAQAIGPALHHAMGHGDIVEVDELRIVNGTVDLPFDMERFRADIETYKAQPEKCVDGVWVDAGFATAWSELAAKWDTNKTSYEAPVSAMRLGNVAFLFHPAELYSFYGLQLRATAPFPNVLAVGYCDDFVGYLTDLKAYEANEYAAVVVPKIMGWPPFTTDCARRFTARCAALLKALA, from the coding sequence ATGGTGCTGGCTGGCGAAGGCATCGCCGATATTACTCCCGCGAACGGGACCGTGCTCGCCGGGTTCCATTATCCGCCGGACAAAGAGCGCACGGTCAGCGCGATCCGGCAGGCGCCAAAAGTGCGCGCGCTCGCGCTGCGCGTGAACGACACCTCCGCGATTATCCTTTCCATCGACGCCGCATCGCTCTCGCGCGACTTCTCCGCCGAGCTGCAGCGGCGCGTCGAGAAAGCCACCGGCGTTCCCGCGGCGCACGTGCGCGCATGCGCGACGCACACACACAGCATGCCCGCGTTGCGCCCGTTCCTTCAGTGGGGATCGGTGTCGGACGTGTTTCGCGATCTCGTGTACGCGCGCGCGGCCGAGGCCGCAGCGGCCGCGGTGAACGATTTGTCGGAAGCGGACTGTTATATCGGCGCGCAGCGAGTCGAAGGAGGCAATTTTAACCGCACGACCAAGACATGGAAGAACGACGATGCGTTCACCGCGCAAAGCACGGACGACGAGCGCTGGCTCGACACGCTGCTGCAGGCGCTTTACTTCCAGCGGGCCGAAAACAAGAAGCCGCTGTTGTGGTACCACTTCTGCGCGCATCCGGTATGCTACCAGGACACGCAGGCTGGGCCGGACTGGCCGGGCATTGTCGCGGAACACGTGATACCGGAGCCGGGCTTCTTGCAGGGGCACATCGGCGACGTGAACCCCGGGGATGGCACGAAATGGATTGGCGATCCGATGCAGACAGCGCAGGCGATTGGCCCCGCGCTGCACCACGCGATGGGACATGGCGACATCGTCGAGGTCGACGAACTACGAATTGTGAATGGCACGGTCGATCTGCCCTTCGACATGGAACGGTTCCGCGCGGACATCGAGACGTACAAAGCGCAACCGGAGAAGTGTGTCGACGGCGTGTGGGTTGACGCCGGGTTTGCGACGGCGTGGAGCGAACTCGCGGCGAAGTGGGACACGAACAAAACGTCGTACGAGGCCCCAGTCAGCGCGATGCGGTTGGGCAACGTCGCGTTTCTCTTTCATCCCGCCGAGTTGTACAGCTTCTATGGATTGCAGTTACGCGCCACCGCGCCGTTTCCGAACGTGCTTGCGGTAGGGTATTGCGACGATTTCGTGGGCTATCTCACCGATCTGAAGGCGTATGAAGCGAATGAATACGCGGCGGTAGTCGTGCCAAAAATCATGGGGTGGCCGCCGTTCACAACGGACTGCGCGCGGAGATTCACGGCGCGCTGCGCCGCGTTGCTGAAGGCGTTGGCTTAA
- the lpxA gene encoding acyl-ACP--UDP-N-acetylglucosamine O-acyltransferase, with product MSIHPTAIIDPNADLAPGVQVQAYSIIGPHVKIGAGTIVGPHCVIEGRTVIGERNQFFSGAQIGVISQDLKHTKGLVGRLIMGDDNVVREHASISASTHSTEADEHRVTTIGSGCLIMTCAHVGHDSRVGSHVILANYVALAGHVTVEDRAIVGGLVAVHQFCRIGELAMVGGTTRVWNDAAPFMITDGNPAKCGGPNKVGLQRNGYDEAARKRIKNMYKIMWRSHMNTSQALERIENEVEDSPERKKFVEFVRASTRGITR from the coding sequence ATGAGTATTCACCCAACAGCAATCATCGACCCGAACGCCGATCTTGCGCCGGGGGTCCAGGTGCAGGCCTATAGCATCATCGGCCCGCACGTGAAGATCGGCGCGGGCACGATCGTCGGACCGCACTGCGTCATCGAAGGGCGCACGGTTATCGGCGAGCGCAACCAGTTTTTCTCCGGTGCGCAAATCGGGGTCATTTCGCAGGACCTCAAACACACCAAGGGGTTGGTGGGCCGCCTGATCATGGGCGACGACAACGTTGTGCGCGAGCACGCGTCCATCAGCGCGAGCACGCATTCAACCGAGGCCGACGAGCACCGCGTCACGACCATTGGCAGCGGCTGCCTCATCATGACCTGCGCCCACGTCGGCCATGACTCGCGCGTGGGCAGCCACGTCATCCTCGCAAACTATGTCGCCCTGGCGGGGCATGTCACCGTCGAAGACCGAGCGATAGTCGGGGGTCTCGTCGCGGTACATCAGTTCTGCCGGATCGGCGAACTCGCCATGGTCGGCGGCACCACGCGCGTGTGGAACGACGCCGCGCCGTTCATGATTACCGACGGCAACCCCGCCAAGTGCGGCGGACCGAACAAGGTCGGCCTGCAACGCAACGGCTACGACGAGGCCGCGCGCAAACGCATCAAGAACATGTACAAGATCATGTGGCGCTCGCACATGAACACGTCGCAAGCGCTCGAACGCATCGAAAACGAAGTCGAAGACTCGCCGGAACGAAAGAAATTTGTCGAGTTTGTGCGGGCCAGCACAAGAGGCATTACTCGATAG